Proteins encoded in a region of the Gloeomargarita sp. SKYB120 genome:
- the murB gene encoding UDP-N-acetylmuramate dehydrogenase, translating to MTAVVLWQAQVPLAAWTTYRVGGNAQWFACPRTLAELQALLAWVTREQVPLTVLGAGSNVLISDRGIEGLVLCTRYLRGATWEKQTGQVIAAAGMPLPQLAWEAARRGWRGLAWAVGIPGTVGGAVVMNAGAQGGCTAEYLVSAEVWMDGQIRTLTPADLDYRYRDSRLQRTLGVVLSARWQCCPGDDPLALLQQTGAYLHHRRTTQPYHLPSCGSVFRNPPQYAAGWLIEQSGLKGFQIGRAQVSPLHANFIVNLGGATAQNIYDLICYVQATVAERWGIHLQPEVKFLGAFG from the coding sequence ATGACTGCGGTGGTTCTTTGGCAAGCCCAGGTGCCGCTGGCGGCTTGGACGACCTATCGCGTTGGAGGCAACGCCCAATGGTTTGCCTGTCCACGCACGCTGGCAGAACTCCAGGCGCTCCTGGCTTGGGTGACTCGGGAGCAGGTACCGCTGACGGTGCTCGGGGCCGGTTCCAATGTGTTGATCAGCGACCGAGGCATTGAGGGCTTGGTGCTCTGCACTCGCTATTTGCGAGGAGCGACCTGGGAAAAACAGACCGGCCAGGTGATAGCAGCCGCAGGAATGCCCTTGCCCCAGTTGGCTTGGGAGGCGGCGCGACGGGGCTGGCGGGGATTAGCTTGGGCGGTCGGGATCCCGGGCACGGTTGGCGGTGCGGTGGTGATGAACGCTGGTGCGCAGGGGGGGTGTACCGCCGAGTACTTGGTCAGCGCCGAGGTCTGGATGGACGGGCAAATTCGGACCCTGACCCCCGCCGACCTGGACTACCGCTACCGTGACTCCAGGCTGCAGCGAACCCTGGGCGTGGTGCTGTCGGCCCGTTGGCAATGTTGCCCTGGGGATGACCCGCTGGCGCTGTTGCAGCAGACGGGGGCCTACCTGCATCACCGACGCACGACCCAGCCCTACCATTTGCCCAGTTGCGGCAGCGTGTTTCGCAATCCCCCCCAGTACGCCGCTGGTTGGCTCATCGAACAGAGCGGTCTCAAGGGGTTTCAAATCGGCCGGGCCCAGGTCTCACCCCTACACGCCAACTTCATCGTCAATTTAGGGGGCGCAACGGCGCAAAATATTTACGACTTGATTTGCTATGTGCAGGCGACGGTAGCAGAGCGCTGGGGGATTCACCTGCAACCGGAGGTCAAGTTTCTGGGGGCGTTTGGTTGA
- the murC gene encoding UDP-N-acetylmuramate--L-alanine ligase, translating to MPPRPVDLSGRPFHFIGIGGIGMSALAYILTKRGIPVSGSDVAPNGISDRLASLGVRITAQDGSALRVAGQPLPQVVWSTAIGATNVEYQLAQALGCPLVHRSDVLAALAQEYESILVAGTHGKTTTSGLIGHLLLQAGWDPTIVIGGEVSTWGGNARLGQGRFLVAEADESDGTLVNLQGQVGVITNIEWDHTNHFACLADVVETFRAFAANCEALVVCTDCPTAAALVASLHRPVVTYGLKGLPHYGVQGVDYTPAGIRAQVVQGQQMLGELTIPLLGAHNLRNTLAAVAVCRELGMGFDAIQAGVATFAGARRRFELRGQANGIEFYDDYAHHPSEIRATLSAARQRWPQGQRRLVVVFQPHRYSRTASLLPDFGPAFAEADLVVLVDIYGAGEGNPTGVTGEDVAAQVRRYHHQVQYIPTLEALEQELPLLLRPGDAVLFLGAGNLNRVIPRLMTIYQADAPVTVG from the coding sequence ATGCCGCCCCGCCCTGTGGACCTATCTGGCCGACCGTTTCACTTTATCGGTATCGGGGGCATCGGGATGTCGGCTTTGGCCTATATCTTGACCAAGCGGGGCATTCCGGTTTCGGGGTCGGATGTGGCGCCCAACGGCATCAGCGACCGGCTGGCGTCTCTGGGGGTGCGCATTACCGCCCAAGATGGCTCAGCGTTGCGGGTGGCGGGGCAACCCTTACCGCAAGTGGTCTGGTCCACCGCCATCGGGGCGACGAATGTCGAGTATCAACTGGCCCAGGCGTTGGGGTGTCCACTGGTGCATCGCTCGGATGTGCTGGCGGCGCTGGCCCAAGAGTACGAGAGCATTTTGGTGGCGGGAACCCACGGGAAGACGACGACCAGCGGCCTGATTGGGCACCTCCTGTTGCAGGCAGGCTGGGACCCGACGATTGTAATTGGCGGTGAAGTGAGCACCTGGGGCGGCAACGCGCGCTTGGGGCAAGGGCGCTTTTTGGTGGCCGAGGCCGACGAATCGGACGGGACGCTGGTGAATCTCCAGGGCCAGGTGGGGGTGATCACCAACATCGAGTGGGACCACACCAACCATTTCGCCTGCTTGGCTGACGTGGTGGAGACGTTTCGCGCCTTTGCCGCCAACTGTGAGGCGCTGGTGGTCTGCACCGATTGCCCGACGGCGGCGGCGCTCGTGGCGTCATTGCACCGGCCAGTGGTGACCTATGGGTTAAAGGGCCTGCCTCACTACGGGGTGCAAGGGGTGGACTATACACCGGCGGGCATCCGCGCCCAGGTGGTGCAGGGCCAACAGATGTTGGGGGAACTGACGATTCCGCTGCTGGGCGCACACAACCTGCGCAATACCCTGGCGGCGGTGGCCGTGTGCCGAGAACTAGGCATGGGGTTTGACGCCATTCAAGCAGGGGTGGCGACGTTTGCGGGCGCACGGCGGCGGTTCGAATTGCGGGGACAGGCCAACGGCATCGAATTTTACGACGACTACGCCCATCACCCTAGCGAGATTCGGGCGACCTTGAGCGCGGCTCGCCAGCGCTGGCCGCAGGGGCAACGGCGGTTGGTCGTGGTCTTTCAGCCCCATCGCTACAGTCGCACCGCTAGTTTGCTGCCGGATTTTGGGCCAGCGTTTGCCGAAGCCGACCTGGTGGTGCTGGTGGATATTTACGGCGCTGGCGAGGGCAATCCCACTGGGGTGACTGGAGAGGATGTGGCGGCCCAGGTGCGGCGGTACCATCATCAGGTGCAGTACATTCCCACGCTAGAGGCCCTGGAGCAGGAACTTCCCCTGCTACTCCGGCCAGGGGATGCGGTGTTGTTTTTGGGAGCAGGCAACCTGAACCGGGTAATTCCCCGGCTGATGACGATTTACCAGGCCGATGCGCCGGTGACGGTAGGATGA